One window of the Sciurus carolinensis chromosome 8, mSciCar1.2, whole genome shotgun sequence genome contains the following:
- the LOC124991159 gene encoding TRPM8 channel-associated factor 2-like isoform X2, with protein MGGVPSQLLVHGALAFPLGLDASLNCFLAAAHYGRGRVVLAAHEGMLCAPKMELFLLNAVRWLAGDQKGKIGVNTSLKDLHPLLLKHGLPCKLESHLTGDVCVYCCKAYSDKEAKELQEFVAEGGGLLIGGQAWWWASQNPGRSALAAFPGNVVLNHFGLSILPRTLSPGCFPVPTPEMRSYHFRKAMSEFQTVLNHGGGNLEKSSLAKLGADGAAFLQIPAQGVPAYVSLHRLLRKMLRRSGLPAVSRQNPVASDSCAATMLCLATELAHSGTDCSQLAQGLGTRTCPSRVQASEDPVTVEINGTNPGDGDSWVSTGLYLLEGQNAEISLSEAAASAGLKVQIGCHTDDLTKASKLSRAPVVTHQCCMDKTQRSVSCLWGGLLYVIVPKGSRLGPVSVTIKRAVPAPYYKLGKTSLEEWRSCVQENLAPWGELATDNIILTVPTANLRALEDPAPLLRLWDEMLQAVSRLAAQPFPFRRPERIVADVQISAGWMHSGYPIMCHLESVKELIDETAMRSSGLWGPIHELGHNQQRHGWEFPPHTTEATCNLWSVYVHEMVLGIPRARAHPALSPAEREKRIKAHLAKGAPLCDWNVWTALETYLQLQEAFGWEPFIGLFAEYQTFSGLPKDNASKMNLWVKKFSEKVQKNLVPFFEAWGWPVQREVAESLACLPCWQENPMRVYSGTCR; from the exons ATGGGGGGCGTCCCCTCTCAGTTGCTGGTACACGGGGCCCTGGCCTTCCCTCTGGGGCTGGATGCCTCCCTCAACTGCTTCCTGGCAGCCGCCCACTATGGCCGTGGCCGGGTGGTCCTGGCTGCCCACGAGGGCATGCTCTGTGCTCCCAAGATGGAGCTCTTTCTGCTCAATGCTGTGCGCTGGCTGGCCGGAGACCAGAAGGGCAAAATTGGGGTGAACACGAGTCTAAAAGATCTGCATCCCCTACTGCTGAAGCATGGCCTGCCGTGCAAGCTGGAGTCCCATCTGACCGGTGACGTATGTGTCTACTGCTGCAAGGCTTACAGTGACAAAGAGGCCAAGGAGCTACAGGAGTTTGTGGCCGAGGGTGGGGGGCTGCTGATtggaggccaggcctggtggtgggCCTCCCAGAACCCAGGCCGCTCCGCCTTGGCCGCTTTCCCTGGCAATGTCGTCCTCAACCACTTTGGCCTCAGCATCCTGCCTCGAACTCTCAGCCCAGGCTGTTTCCCTGTCCCTACGCCTGAGATGAGGAGCTACCACTTCCGAAAGGCCATGTCTGAGTTCCAGACTGTGCTGAACCACGGCGGTGGGAACTTAGAAAAGAGCAGTCTGGCAAAGCTGGGAGCAGACGGTGCCGCCTTCCTACAGATTCCTGCACAGGGCGTTCCTGCGTATGTCTCCTTGCACCGGCTCCTGAGGAAGATGCTGCGACGGTCGGGCCTCCCAGCTGTGAGCAGGCAAAATCCAGTTGCCAGTGACTCCTGTGCAGCCACCATGCTCTGTCTGGCCACAGAGTTGGCACACTCTGGGACTGACTGCTCCCAGCTGGCTCAGGGCCTTGGCACACGGACCTGCCCCTCCCGTGTGCAGGCTTCTGAAGACCCCGTCACGGTGGAGATCAATGGAACCAATCCAG GCGACGGGGATTCCTGGGTGAGCACTGGGCTCTACCTCTTGGAAGGACAAAATGCAGAAATCTCCCTGTCTGAAGCTGCAGCCTCTGCCGGCCTGAAG GTACAGATCGGCTGCCACACTGATGACCTGACCAAGGCCAGCAAGCTCTCTCGAGCCCCTGTGGTGACTCACCAGTGCTGTATGGACAAGACCCAACGATCAGTCTCCTGCCTCTGGGGTGGCCTCCTCTATGTCATCGTGCCCAAAGGCAGTCGACTTGGCCCTGTGTCTGTCACCATCAAGAGGGCTGTGCCTGCCCCGTACTATAAGCTGG GTAAGACATCTCTGGAGGAGTGGAGGAGCTGTGTCCAGGAGAACCTGGCTCCCTGGGGAGAGCTGGCCACAGACAACATCATCCTGACGGTGCCCACTGCAAACCTCCGGGCCCTGGAGGACCCCGCGCCTCTGCTCCGCCTCTGGGATGAGATGCTGCAGGCCGTGTCCCGGCTGGCCGCCCAGCCTTTCCCTTTCCGCAGACCTGAGAGGATTGTTGCCGACGTGCAGATCTCAGCCG GCTGGATGCACTCGGGGTACCCCATCATGTGCCACCTAGAGTCGGTGAAGGAGCTCATTGATGAGACGGCCATGAGAAGCTCCGGCCTGTGGGGACCCATCCACGAGCTGGGCCACAACCAGCAGCGGCATGGGTGGGAGTTCCCGCCCCACACCACCGAGGCCACCTGCAACCTCTGGTCCGTCTACGTGCATGAGATGGTCCTGGGGATCCCCAGGGCCCGGGCCCACCCTGCTTTGAGCCCTGCCGAACGAGAGAAGAGAATCAAGGCACATCTGGCAAAGGGAGCCCCGCTGTGTGACTGGAACGTGTGGACAGCCCTGGAAACATACCTGCAG ctGCAGGAGGCCTTTGGATGGGAGCCTTTCATAGGGCTCTTTGCTGAGTACCAGACCTTCTCTGGCCTCCCCAAAGACAACGCTAGCAAGATGAATCTATGGGTGAAGAAGTTCTCTGAAAAAGTGCAGAAGAATCTGGTTCCTTTCTTTGAGGCCTGGGGCTGGCCTGTCCAGAGGGAAGTGGCTGAGAGTCTGGCCTGCCTGCCTTGTTGGCAGGAAAACCCCATGAGAGTATACAGTGGCACCTGCAGGTAA